Part of the Triticum aestivum cultivar Chinese Spring chromosome 4D, IWGSC CS RefSeq v2.1, whole genome shotgun sequence genome is shown below.
agggaaggaatttCGGTAAAAcaccctcgtctccaccggctccactcttggttatctctcacctttacttgtgcaaactTATATTGtcttgtatcccttgcttgcttgtgtgcttgttgttattgcatcatataggttgctcacctagttgcatatctagacaacctacatTGACGCAAAGTTTAGTTTGCTAAAGaatagctaaaaattgttagttgcctattcatcccccccccccccccccccccccgcccttatCGATCCGTTCAGTTGGATATTCTTGAAATGCATGACCTTTTTTTACTTGATCAGACCATATTGACTGCTTAACTCATACATTGGGTAGCAGCAGCGTACCAGAATTAGTTCATTATTATGTCATCCTCCAGTATATTACAAATATCTTTTATAAGAAGCTATATATACCAAAATAATACCCCGTATCAAAACTTAAGACGTTTTTGTAGGCTACATTATATAGTACTGCCCCCCAGTTCAGACAAATGATGAACCGATAAAAAATGCTCATAAATCAAATGATGAATTAATACAATAAATGAAAAGGTAATCTAAATGCATGTCACTTTGTTCATAAGCCTGGACTGAGTGATTGTTTTTATCTTTTTGTTTCCCAGTTTTCTCTGGATTTGTCCAGCGTGATTTGAATCGCGGCAATGAATGTCCAACGGCTTAACCAAGCAGCACTGTAACCATTTAAAAAGTGCAATATGGAAATCAGCACAAGTTCATAAGTCAGCTACAGTAACAACAAACAACAATGCCAGGGTATAGCCAGACACAGGAATTCTGTCACACACATACTGTCTGCCCACAAAATAGTTTCTTCGTATGTTCACTCTCTGGAGAACAGTTGGCCTAAACTGGCCCCGCAAAAGGCTAGTCTGTAATAAGAAGTTCCAAACTTCCAACTGGATGAGTTCGCCAAGTCAGTTACCACCAGTTCTATGAATTCTACTTTACATCCAAACATACCTCAAGTGCTTTATAACAATATACTGCAAGGTAGCAACAATGTCAGCTTGTCGAAACGCCAAGTCAGTTAGCGTAGGGACATCGGCAAACCTTATTTCATTGACCAAGTTTACTGTAATACACATCAAGGTCTAAAACTTAGATCTTCAAAACTGTAATGTTTTCTTTCTAGTCGACTTCCATTACAGTGCCAGCCATCAGCACAGACTGAACAAATagagaacaaaaaaagaagaaaaactgcAGTATATTGTGCAGTTTTTCTGAACAAATTAGCCATCAACTTGAGTTTCAACAGATTTCAAATCAAACATTTAGAATTCAAAGAAAGAGTATCTACATGTATAAAGGCGCATAATATGTATTCCAGAAGTGCTGGTCAACTTCAACTTTTCATATAGTATTTTGACCTCAAACAATGGAAATTACCAGGTCCAGACAGCACAAATTACATAGTTGGGTATACCTGAAGTCCTAGACTATTGCTTTATCGTACCAAACTATGCCCACAATGGAGAGACCGCACGAATGCCTTTTTATATAGCGCAGTGGCCTACATGTGCTTTATACTCTAATAAACGGGCTTGCAGCAAACCAGCGACTACCTAGAATATACTAGCTCCAGAAAAGTTATGGTGCCATCTCAGTACAAAAAGAAATGAAAGGGATCTGCGAACATAGAAAGCTTGAACCCATCACACAAAGTGGGGCACGCCTGTTTGCTCTCAAGCCACAGCAGAATACTTTCATCGAAAGCATGTCTACTAAAAAGCAAGATGCTTCCCAGTCTACCAGCACAGAGAGAGAACTTCCCAATTCACAACATCCCGTGGTCTTGCTGGTATCATGCATTGTATTCCAAATTTCCAATGATCATATCGCTAGAAATACCATGATTGTGTATGTGATTAATGGAGACCGTTCTCCTCAAACTTAAATAGATATTGTGACTGCTTTATCCATCATCAAGATTTTAATACATCAATCAATTAAATGGTTAAACTGGGAATTGCTGTTCTTATCAACGTTGAATTGAAACTGCCACTGTTTTTCCTATCACAAGATTCCAATAAATTAAATAGATAAATCAGGGTGGTGTACAAGAAGAAACAAGCATAAGAATATGACTGACACTACCATTTGCATCTAACCAACAAACTAAACTCACCGGCCTTTCCTGCGGGATCTCAAAGGGAACCCACCAGGAGGCGACGGTGAGAATTCTACAGGGAGATGTGGTGGTTCACCCTCACCAGAGAGCATTTCAAGCGCCTCCTCGCTTGATGGGCGACGGGTTGGCGACCTCTGGATACACAGGAGTGCGACAGTGATGCATAGCAGCGCCTGGTCACGGTTAACATCCAGGAGTGCAGAGTCCACAAGATCAAGCAAGCGGCCAACATGGGCGAGATGCCTCGCCCATGAAATCAGACTCGCCTTCTCAAACTCAGACATGGGCGAGGCCGTCACTTGGAGTGGGCGGCGTCCAGAAATAAGAACTAACAACAAAACACCGAAGCTGTACATATCGCATTTCTCTGATAGAGGCCCGCCGCCACCATACTCAGGAGCCACATAACAGACTGTGCCACGCATGCTTGGTGTGCTGCTCACTGCTCCACCACTCTTAGGTACAAATTCTGTACTAGCCCAATCTTTGCTACTCCTTACACCGTCAGCCCACCAATCAATGGTGCTATTGCCATTGCCATTGCTGCTCCTCCGACTCCAGCTTTTCATCATCCTCCACCTTGAACGTCCCTTCTCCTCTAAATCACAATCCTTCTCCCACCACTGCAAGCCAGTCATCACGCCAGCATCACTCTTTGACTTAGCAATTGCCTGCCGTTTTTGCTTCTTGGTGAGTTCCTCGGCATACTCCTCACGCCACCACTCCCGTGCCCTACGCTTTGGTTTCTTCTTTTCTGCTGAGGTGGTAGGGGTGGTCGTAGACGCTCCGGAAATCCAATCGCTCTTTGGTCTCTCCTTCTTGATCTCCGACCTAATCCATTCCATCACATAATCCttgacaccaccaccaccactgccgGCAGCATTATCTTGACGCCACCACCAGTCACTCCTAGCTCCTGATGCTGCAGCACCCCCACCATTGCAGGTTCGACCATTGAATCCACTACCAACACTAGTTTTATCACATCCGGAAGTTGATGCCGCCTCTGCATGTGAGGCAGTGGTAAACCCCTCATCATCCTCTGGAGACTTGGTGGCACCGTCTTCCCCATTCACTACAATAGCAGTCATGCTCTCGCCGGCCATTGATGCATCATCATGGCATCCACCACCTGGATTTCCATTTCCAACCGCATTGTCCCCAAGTACACCACTATctaactcatcttcttcttcagactTGATCCGCGCCAGCCCGAAATCTGAGAGGCGAGCACGGAGCTCGCTATCCAGCAACACATTGCTAGGCTTGACATCCCCATGAATCACCGGCGGATGCACAACGAAATGGAGGTAATGGAGCGCGGCGGCCACGTCGCGAgcgacggcgaggcggcgcggccacTCGGACACCAGCTCGGGGCACCTCTTCCCCAGCAGCGCGTCCTGCAGCGACCCGTTGGGCATGAGGTCGTAGACGAGCATCATCCGGCGGCGGCAGGGGTGCGCGGAGAGCGAGTAGGCGAagggcaggaggatggagggcGTGGAGGCGTGGCCGGAGCCGACGAGGTGGGAGGCGAGGGAGAGCTCGTTGTGGAACTCGCGCTCGCCCTGGAGGGACCCCGCGGCGTTCATGACCTTGACGGCCACGGGCTGGCCCGACCTGGGCAGCGCGCCGCGGAAGACGGGGCCGAATCCGCCCTGCCCGAGCTTGCTCCCGGCCGCGAAGCTGCCCGTGGCGCGCCGCAGCTGCTGGTACGACAACCTCCGCAGGTCGGGCGCGGGCTGCATCCTCGCGCCCGCggtcgacgccgccgccgcggcccgctttTTCCTCCCTCGCCGCAGCCAAACGAACAGGGCGAAGGCCGCCAGGAGAAGCGCCGCCGCGGCGGCCGAGGCCGCGGCGGAGGCCACCGCGGAGGCCGGGAGCTGGTGGCGGGCGGGAGGTCCGAGGCCCCCGAcgacggccgcggcggcggcggccgggggcgGGGAGGCatcgggcggcgggggctggcgcgaGGGCATCAACAGCGGAGGGGAAAAGACAAGCAGAGCGGCAGGGGGGGAGTGATGAGCCGAAAAGCGATTTGGCTTTTCGCCATTCCTCCCTCCTCAGATGCGAGCGAGCATCTACTACCTAATCCTAATCTGAACCTCGGCCTGCGCGGCGTGCGtgcggagggagggagggaggatccGATGCCTCTGCCTGCCAGGTGGGGCGCGGGGGATGCCCGTGGCCCACGGGCAGTGGCGTGGCGAGATCCGGAGAGCTAGAGGGTTCGTTGGAGCGGGTCGGTGAGGGGAGCATGCGTCTTCGTAGGCGGTCGAGAGCGAATTTAATGGTCAAAGTGGTCAACGTAGGCCTGGTCACAGGATGAGCGACCACGATTTGCTGCGGTGGTTAGCGGCTGTAGCAACTGCCAACCGTCTCGGAAAGAAAGAAACCGTCTCGGAGTATACAGCTCGCCGCCAGCACAGGACAGACAGGACAGAAGCCGTAGCCCGTAGGACGGAGGGATCTGTTAATGACATTTCTTCTCCTCACGATACCAAGGCAAAAAGGTTGAACAAAACCGAAAGTTCTTCGCTTTCAGTAGATGAACCATGACCCTTTTCTTCTTAAAATAGGAGTACTATCTTTGCCCGTGTGTTGCATGTTGCAATCACTCGCTTTTGCTTGAGCACTGTGAGCAACCTGTTCACTTCAACTTTTTCAGCTTCATTCATCGGATCACACTTTTTCTCCCTAATCACCCGGCCCTTGTAGAGGATCCCGCTGCTTCATTCAAACATATTTTTCCTAACATCCGATACATGGCATATGGGGCATCACCCTGGGGCTATGCATTGTGCATGGCGTAAGAGCAACTTCAACGCACCGACCCAAACGGAAggtttttgtccgtttgggtcggctgcGGCGTCCGTCCTGTTTATGATTTGGGTCGGCAGTGTGCCCAACGCCGATCCATATTTGCCCGCGTGGCCGGCTTGCCGCCGTTTTCAACAAATACACACACATTTTGCATAGTTTCACAAGTAAACAAAAAATAGCATAGTTTCACAATTAAATAAATACAACATAATTTACAAGCCGAATAAAAATTAAATTGTCTCAAATACATTGTAAAAAAGTTACATCTATTAGTTGCcgacatgagcccacatatgctcaggTGCTCAACCAAATCATCTTGCAGCTGAATGTGAGTTTTTCAATAACGCATTtgatgatgaaattgggtgaactgtgcAAACTTTGCCGCTCCTCCTCCATGCCCAGGCACAACATTGTCATCCtaaaactgaaacccttgatcgtaaATACGTTCCGGGCGCTCATCCTTTATggtcatattgtgcatgatcacacaagcagtcatcacctcccacaacttcttGGTGCTCCAAGTTCTAGCAGGATACTAAACGATGCCCATCGAGattgcagaacaccaaaggcacactcgacatccttcctagcactctcttactcttgggcaaatcttttcctcttctctccgacagggttggggattgtcttcacaatagtggtccactgagatAGTTACCGTCACCTAGGTAGTAACCTTTGTTGTAGTTGTGGTTGT
Proteins encoded:
- the LOC123098044 gene encoding receptor-like serine/threonine-protein kinase At2g45590; translation: MPSRQPPPPDASPPPAAAAAAVVGGLGPPARHQLPASAVASAAASAAAAALLLAAFALFVWLRRGRKKRAAAAASTAGARMQPAPDLRRLSYQQLRRATGSFAAGSKLGQGGFGPVFRGALPRSGQPVAVKVMNAAGSLQGEREFHNELSLASHLVGSGHASTPSILLPFAYSLSAHPCRRRMMLVYDLMPNGSLQDALLGKRCPELVSEWPRRLAVARDVAAALHYLHFVVHPPVIHGDVKPSNVLLDSELRARLSDFGLARIKSEEEDELDSGVLGDNAVGNGNPGGGCHDDASMAGESMTAIVVNGEDGATKSPEDDEGFTTASHAEAASTSGCDKTSVGSGFNGRTCNGGGAAASGARSDWWWRQDNAAGSGGGGVKDYVMEWIRSEIKKERPKSDWISGASTTTPTTSAEKKKPKRRAREWWREEYAEELTKKQKRQAIAKSKSDAGVMTGLQWWEKDCDLEEKGRSRWRMMKSWSRRSSNGNGNSTIDWWADGVRSSKDWASTEFVPKSGGAVSSTPSMRGTVCYVAPEYGGGGPLSEKCDMYSFGVLLLVLISGRRPLQVTASPMSEFEKASLISWARHLAHVGRLLDLVDSALLDVNRDQALLCITVALLCIQRSPTRRPSSEEALEMLSGEGEPPHLPVEFSPSPPGGFPLRSRRKGR